Proteins encoded within one genomic window of Aerococcus viridans:
- a CDS encoding 6-phospho-beta-glucosidase, translating to MGKGLKIVTIGGGSSYTPELIEGYIKRKDEMPIDEIVLVDIEAGQEKLNIVGEMAKRMVKAAGLDWKVTLTLDRFNALKDADFVTTQFRVGLLDARVKDERIPLSHGILGQETNGAGGMLKAFRTIPIIGQIIEDMKVQCPDAWLINFTNPAGMVTEAAIKQFGWKRTIGLCNVPITHCMDIAGQLDVDQDDLFYQFAGINHFHWHKVWDRQGKELTAKVIDLLYKKSDDGPESALKNIHDANYHIEQIQDLAMLPCGYHRYYYSEDEMLQHSIEEFQAGATRAQVVKKTEQQLFELYKDPALDYKPEELTQRGGTYYSDAACEVIASIYNDKRTVMVVSTQNNGTIQDLPYDAIVEVSAQITSHGAVPFNWGEFMPAARGMIQLMKGMEETVIRAAVEGNYGAALHAFTINPLVPGGQMAKRVLDELLYAHKAHLPQFADKIAEIEANQPDVVAYVDELMKSN from the coding sequence ATGGGTAAAGGGTTAAAAATTGTCACAATTGGTGGCGGTTCTTCGTATACACCAGAATTAATTGAAGGTTACATTAAACGTAAAGATGAGATGCCAATTGATGAGATTGTCTTAGTGGATATTGAGGCAGGGCAGGAAAAATTAAATATCGTTGGGGAAATGGCTAAACGGATGGTGAAGGCTGCTGGTTTAGACTGGAAGGTTACCTTAACTTTAGACCGGTTCAATGCCTTGAAAGATGCGGACTTTGTCACAACGCAATTCCGTGTGGGCTTGCTGGATGCACGTGTGAAGGATGAACGTATTCCTTTATCTCACGGGATTTTAGGTCAAGAAACTAATGGTGCCGGAGGGATGTTGAAAGCCTTTAGAACCATTCCGATTATCGGCCAAATTATTGAAGATATGAAAGTACAATGTCCGGATGCTTGGTTGATTAACTTTACCAATCCAGCGGGGATGGTCACTGAAGCGGCGATCAAGCAATTTGGTTGGAAGCGGACAATTGGTTTATGTAACGTGCCAATCACTCACTGCATGGACATAGCTGGGCAGTTAGATGTCGACCAGGATGACTTGTTCTACCAATTTGCGGGTATTAACCACTTCCACTGGCATAAAGTTTGGGACCGTCAAGGCAAGGAATTAACAGCTAAAGTCATTGATTTACTATACAAAAAATCAGATGATGGGCCAGAATCAGCCTTGAAGAATATCCATGATGCCAACTACCATATTGAACAAATTCAAGATTTAGCTATGCTACCATGTGGTTACCACCGTTACTACTACTCTGAAGATGAGATGTTACAACATTCTATTGAAGAGTTTCAAGCAGGTGCAACCCGTGCACAAGTCGTGAAGAAGACTGAGCAACAATTGTTTGAATTGTATAAAGACCCAGCTTTAGACTACAAGCCTGAAGAATTAACCCAACGTGGTGGGACTTACTATTCTGACGCCGCTTGTGAGGTCATCGCCTCTATTTACAACGACAAACGAACTGTTATGGTGGTCTCTACCCAAAATAACGGGACAATCCAAGACCTACCGTATGATGCTATTGTGGAAGTATCTGCCCAAATCACTAGCCACGGTGCCGTACCATTCAACTGGGGCGAATTTATGCCAGCCGCGCGTGGGATGATCCAATTGATGAAGGGGATGGAAGAAACAGTTATCCGTGCTGCCGTTGAAGGAAATTATGGGGCAGCTTTACATGCCTTCACGATTAACCCCTTAGTACCAGGTGGTCAGATGGCTAAACGCGTCTTGGACGAATTATTATATGCCCACAAAGCGCATTT
- a CDS encoding MurR/RpiR family transcriptional regulator: MLLIEQMKTTHFSHAEQSLVQYMIEHPEKLDQLTTTHFAEITHTNPTSLIRVAKKLGYKGWTDLRTAYLDEWLYLNSHYNAIDANRPFAKNDSLATIANKMASLDQNTIQDTLYLLDYQEIQKAQDILLKAKNIKIFGSHTNAMISQEFVTKMRRINRNVTIASTFHYVDYEAYHSDQDTCAIIISYSGENAGLIKCMEILKHKEVPIISLTSIGDNTISQMSDCRLNITTREKLYSKIGNFTSNTSIIYLLNLLYAIVFAKDYDENLDHIITVGKYFDQRTTSVDIMREN; the protein is encoded by the coding sequence ATGTTGCTGATTGAACAAATGAAAACCACTCACTTTTCCCACGCTGAACAATCCTTAGTGCAATACATGATTGAACATCCAGAAAAACTCGACCAATTAACGACTACGCATTTCGCAGAAATTACCCATACCAATCCAACCAGTCTCATCCGGGTAGCCAAGAAACTGGGTTACAAAGGTTGGACGGATTTACGCACCGCCTACCTAGACGAATGGTTGTATTTAAATAGCCACTACAATGCCATTGACGCCAACCGTCCTTTCGCAAAAAACGATTCACTAGCCACTATCGCCAACAAGATGGCCAGTCTAGACCAAAACACCATCCAAGATACCCTATATTTACTGGACTACCAGGAAATCCAGAAGGCCCAAGACATCTTGTTGAAGGCTAAAAATATTAAAATTTTCGGTAGTCATACCAATGCCATGATTTCACAGGAATTCGTGACCAAGATGCGACGGATTAACCGAAACGTGACTATCGCTTCCACCTTTCATTATGTAGACTATGAAGCCTACCATTCGGATCAAGATACCTGCGCTATTATTATTTCTTATTCTGGAGAGAATGCTGGGTTAATTAAATGCATGGAAATATTGAAGCATAAGGAAGTGCCTATTATCAGTCTGACCAGCATTGGGGACAACACGATTTCACAGATGAGTGATTGCCGGTTGAATATTACGACTCGGGAAAAATTGTACTCCAAAATCGGTAACTTCACCTCTAATACCTCGATCATTTACCTACTTAACTTGCTTTACGCCATAGTCTTTGCCAAAGACTATGACGAAAACCTGGACCACATCATTACAGTCGGCAAGTACTTTGACCAACGAACTACAAGTGTTGATATTATGCGTGAAAACTAG